Part of the Sulfurimonas denitrificans DSM 1251 genome is shown below.
TCTAACATTCATACCGCAAAACTTGAAGATGACTCAAAGAGTTATTATTTTGATGATTTTGGATGTCTTGTTTTATGGGCAAAAGAGAAAAATATATCTTTAGTTGACAAAAAAATTGAGGTCTTCTCAAATGATACAAAGAGATATATAGATGCTAAAGCGGCTTATTTTATTATCAACGACAAAACACCTATGAGTTATGGATTTGGTGCGTATGAAAATGAGGTACTAAATTCTATAAAAGTTGAAGAAGTAGAGCTAAAGATGCTCAGGGGTGAGCATATGGCAAACCCAAAAATTAGAAAACAGATATTAGGGCAATAAGGAGTGTTTTTTTGAAAAATTTATATTTAATTGCATACTTGGATTTAAAAGAGTCTATAAGAGCTAAATGGTTTTTAGTTTACTCTCTTGTATTTGGCGGACTTATAGCTCTATTTTTTATAGCAGGTGTTACAGAGTCTCAAGTTATGGGCTTTAGCGGACTTAGCAGACTTCTGCTTATGTATATTCAAATAACGATAGTTATACTTCCTATCTTTATTTTAATAACTACAGTTCGCTCAATTTCTGGTGATAGAGATAACCACATTTTAGAGTACATGTTATCTTTTCCAATCTCTCTAAAACAGTACTACTGGGGTAAAATTATTGGTAGATTTATAACTGTTTATATCCCAGTACTTTTTGCTATGGTAATTGCAATAATTTATGGTGCGATTAAGGGTGCTGCTATTCCATGGAGCATCTTCTTCTTATATACAGGACTTCTTTTTTCACTATCAAGTACATTTTTAGGGATAGCATTTTTCATATCCTCTTTTGTAAAATCTTCAGAAGTAGCTCTTGGTATTGCATTTTTTATCTGGATATTTTTACTTGCTTTTATCGATATAGCTCTTATATCTCTTATGATGCAGCAGAGGTTCAATGAAGGATTTATCATTTTTATTGCCATGATAAACCCAATGGAACTCTTTAGAGTAGCTGCTATTTCACTCTTTGACCCTGAGCTTACAGTTATGGGTCCTGTTGCATATTATATTCTTGATTTGATGAGCCAAAAGGGCTTTGTATTGCTTTCAATCGGTTATCCACTCCTCCTAGGAATACTCTTTGCTTGGTTTGGATTTATGATATTTAAGAAAAAAGATTTAGTTTAAGGAGAGAATAGATGAAAAAAATTCTATTAGCGTGTGTACTTTTAAGCTCTTTGTTGTTTTCGTATTCCATGGATTATGATAAAGAGAGTGAGTGTTTAGTAAGAAAGATAAAAGTTCATAAAGGTCCACAGTGGGTATCTAAAATAGAGCTCCTTGATGGAAAAAAGTTATTTTTTAGCAGTCCAAAATCTATGTTCGAATTTTATCATCAACCAGGTCGATGGTTCGATATAGGCGTTAAGAGTGAAGATGATTTTAAAGAAATCTTAGTGATGGACTACAACTCTTTGCAGCCAATCAATGCAAAGGGTGCTTTTTATGTTTATGGAAGCTCGGTAACATCTCCAGCAGGTGATGATTTAGTTCCGTTTAAAAGTTATGAGGATGCTCAAGCTTTTGCCAAAAAGTATAATGGCAAAAGAGTTTTTGCTTTTAGCGATGTAAAAGAGTCTTTAATTAGACTCCTAAATAATAAACTCTAACCTATCTATAAAAATATTTATATCTTTTTGCAACGTCTTAAAGATTTAACTTTAACTTCCTAATTTTAAAGCTTTATTAACAAAAAATTAACATCTTGTTTATACTTAACAAGTACAATAGCGACAATAAATTTCTTGAAAGAGAAGTTTAAATATTACGCCTAAAATAAGGCAAAATTCAAAGGATATATAGTGAAAAAAATTATATTAGTGTGTTTGTTAACTTTGTCAGTTTGGGCAGCAGATAGCAATGTTTATAAGGTGAGTTACAATGCTGGGGTTGATAAAGTTTTAGGCAATATACTTAACAAGTTTAAAGCTGAGGGGTTGGTTGTTGTTTGGCAATTAGATATTTTAGAAGAGTTTAAACAAAAAGGTTTAGATAAGAAGTTTGGTGAAAACTTCAATAAAGCTGGATTGAGCGCAGTTAAAACTATAATTGTTTGTAATGGTAAATTTGGTAACGATATTATCAATGCTGATTCTGATATGATGGCATATTGTCCAGTTCGTGTTACATTGACTGAAAAAGATGGTGTTACAACAGTTCTTTATGTTCGTCCTTCTGCTGCTGATAAAGAGTCAAAAGCTTATCCATCTCTTGTAGAGTTAGAGAAAAAAGTTACTATGTCTATTGAAGAATCAATGAAGGTAGAAAAATAAAAATTTCTTAAAACTTTCGCATTTGCGAAAGTTTTTTGTTAAAATGTATATGCTACGACTGCACGATAGTGATTTTGTCTTCTCTCAGTAATTCCACCTGATAAAATACCGTTATACTCACTTACACGTCTTGAGTTAAATACTCTAAATAACCAATTTTCATTATATTTATAGTTAAGAGCAATATCAATTTCATAAGCATCATCTTTAGCTACCAATGCACCATTTGCTGCTTTTGTATCTGATTTACCATAATTTGCATAATCAACCATAAACTTCATACCCTTAATGATTACATAGTGACCTCCAAGTATATAAGCCTCTACGTCATCTCTGTAAGCATTTCTCGAGAAGATTGTACTTGTATATGCTGGATCTGCTCCCCATGCATTAAAATAGCCCTTTTCTGAAGCCGCATCTTTTTGATCGCCAGATTTATTTAGAGCAGCATATATACCCCATTTTTTAGTATCAAGTGCTATTTTGGCACCCATCATATTAAAATCTTTTTGACCAGCCAGTGAACTACCTGTATCTTTTTGCATTAAATATTGAGCATTTAAACTCACTGCCATCTCTTCATCAAGAAGTATTTTATATCCTACTTCCGCATAGTAATCATTTACAATTTCATCTGAATGATACGCCCAAAGGTCAGCTTTTAGATTTTTTACACCACTATATGTAGCACCGATGACAGTTCTGCCATCACTATTGCCATTAAGCCCAGCAACTCTTGACATACTTATAAATTCAGCTTGTTCAACTACTCCACCTTGCTGAATGAACTTAGTAGCAGCTCCGCCAGTAGTTGTACCTTCGCCAATTAGTCCAAAGTCAGTTGCTGCACGAGAACCCATAGACATTTTTGTAATCTGTCCAGCAGTTAAACGAAGTCCATCAACTGGATTGAATCCTAACATGTATGCCTCATAAAAATTTGGCATAAGTGATGCTGAAATCTTTGTTAGTGGAGTATTAAGAGTTTGTCTGCCTAATTTTGCATCAAAATATTTACTCTTATATGAAACATATAGTTCACCCATTAAAGCTTTTGATTTTCCATCTTTATCTACTACTAACCCTCCTGCTGGTTTTCCACCATCATTTGGTGTCCAATCAGTTATTCCGCCATCACCATTAACATACATGCCTACACCTACTTTTAGGTTATCTACTATATTGTCTGGTGTTTCGTATTTTAATTTTACCAGATAGCCAGCTCCCTCGCTAGGAGCCCAGCCATTTTTATTATCATCTATAACATACATACCCTTTAGCATAAAGTCCACAGTCCCAGCCTTTTTCCCGCCAACATCGATATCTGCTGCGTTGAGCAAAAGAGTTCCCGAGAAAGCTGCCACTAAAGACAATTTTATAACTTTTTTCATCTATAATCCTTTTATCAATTTCATTTGTAGTCTAAACTGTACCAACAAGGCTTAAATATATTCAAACTGCATAATTATAGTATAAGTCGATAATATAAATAACATGTTGTTTTTTTGTTAATAACTCTTCGCACCAAATCATTAAACCTGTAATACTTTCTTGCTATTTATATTCCCTGCTCTACATGTAGATTTTACAGAATAATTCTACACAAACTATTAGTAGAGTTACCTAAAAATCGAATTTCTCAGACTTTAAGATTCTAAATTTAGTAAACTCTTCATTTGCTTCAAGACCCAGTTTTTGTGCGCCCTCTTTAGTTATTCTTTGAACACCAAGAGTGAGTGTTAATTTATCACCTTTTTTAAGAATATTTGAGTAAGGAACCTCTTTTTTTGCATATATAAGAGTATCTTTTAAAAGAGCATTTGCACTCCATGGCATAACCTCTTTGGAATCTTTTGCTAAAACTCTCTCAAATACAAAAGGCTCTAGAGTGATAATTTTTCCATCTCTTAAAATTGTAGCTTTAAGAGTTCCAGCTCGCAAAGCTTGACCAAATAGCGCATGATTTGATTTGTTTATGATTAGAACATCAAAACCTTGAGCTTTTTGTGTAACTTTAAACTCTATATACTCTCCCATCTTATCGTTCATATGATATATACCAGCGATTCCATGAAAAGCATGAGTTTTTGTCTCATTTATAGTTACTTTAGAACCAACTACTTGAGGCATATGACATGTAACACAGCTGTTTTCATCTTTTTCGCTAATCACTGCATCCAACATAGTTATGTCAAAACTATGCTCATTGTTTACATGTGAGTGACAACCCATACATACATTTCCGCTATAGTAGTTTTCATTGTCATAGTTTATTTTATGATAAGGAGAGCTTTTTGGCTCTTTAACAAGTCCAAACCATGATTTTTCAGTTTTATACTCAGCACTGCCTTTTTTACCCTTTTCTGCTGTATAAAACTCTCTATCTTTGCCAGACAAAACGTTAGTATTGGACTCTTCGCCCTCTTCTATGCTTTTTATATTATGACAGTAAACACATGAGATAGGTTCCTCAACTTGAACCTCATTTTTAGCAACAACTCCATCTCTTAACGCTTTTTCATCACTAGGAGAGTGACATTTTGCACATGTATAACCTTTTTCATCTTTTGGATGTGCATCCCACATCGCTGCGTGTATAGGATTATTATAGATTGAGGTATTTTTATGAGAAGATTTATAATACTCTTCAAATATAATTGGGTGACATTTTTGGCATACCCTGCTCTCATTTGCGAATAGTGTGCTTATAAAAATTGAGATAAGAAAAGGTAAAATAAGATGGCGCATGGCTAACTCCGTTATGAATTTTATGTATTCTAACAAAGCTAGCAATAAGATTTATTGATATGTGGCAGTTAAAGCAGTTTTCTCTTAAAAATAGTTAGAAAGAGTCTCTTTATCAATATATTTTTTCTTAATATTAATAATTCCATTGTCTTTGAAAAATTTCAATATCCTAGATAATGTCTCTGGAGAAACTCCTAATATCTCGGCAATTTCGATATTTTTTGTCTCAAAAAAATCGTCACTGTGGCTATAAATATACTTTGCTACACGCTCTTTTGAGTCAAGGACTAGATTTGTAGAGATAATATTTTCAAGATTTTTAATTTTTTTTATAAGAGATGTCTGAATATTAAACGCTAAACTTGGATTTAAAAAGATAACCTCTTTGAGTTTTTCAAAATCTACCTTTAAAAACTCTACATCGCTATAAGCTTTAGCTGTTGCAGGATATGGAATATTTTCAAAATTTGCCACCTCTCCGATGAGTTCATTCTCATGAAAATATTTAAGAACTATCTCTTTATGGCTTGATGATGTCTTATAGAGTTTGATTACACCTTTTACTAAGAGGTAGAGATATTTTGGCTCATCTCCCTCATAAAATACAATATTATCTTTACTTACTTTATGGTCAGTAGTAAAACTCTCTATTTTTTTTATAGTATCTTCATCTACATTTTGAAAAAGGAGTGTATTTTTTAGATGTATTCTCATTTTATTTTTTTAATAACCTCATCATAAGTTAAAATCTCTTCACCCTCTTTAATAGACTCTTTTTTAGCATAAGCACTAAAACCAAAAGCCATTGGCGTTACGTTGCTAGATGTATAAAATGCGCTTCTTGCATCAATCCATTTACCGTCTGTAACATCAGTTATCCAGATTTTTGCACTATCTTTAAACTCTATCTTCTCTTCATCAAACCATAAAACCATACATCCAATATCATCAAATTTATAAACTTTTCCTTTAGTAGGATGTTGGAGTTGAACACTGTTTTTTCTATCGCTTAACACCATAACACATCTATCGCACATATCTCTATCCCAGTGTATCTTTGATGGTCCATCTTTAGGAGTATCTTGACATCCTAAGAAAAGAGATATAGCCACTAAAGGAAGTAACTTCTTAATTTTCAACATTGCAAATCCTTATAAAAAAACACCGTTTTTAATGTAATAGTTTAATATATATAGTGTCAGCAATATAACATAAAGAGAGTTAAATAGAAGTGATATTTTATAGCTACTATCACTATCTTTTACAAAACTAACAACTAAACCGTAAAAGGTACCCATAAATAGAAAAAAGTATAGAAAATAGCCAACATAGTAATAGTCGCTCTGCAGAAAACAAAACGGACAGTGATGAGATGGAAGCTCATATATATAAGTCCCAAAAAAGAGTATAAGTGAAACAAGTGAGAGAGGAATAAAGAGTGCATTTAGAGCACTAAAGAGATACCTTTTTTTCAAAAAGAATAGTAAAACTATCAAAAAATAGTTTGTGTAAAAAACCATAAGCAGAAGTGAATTATCAATTTTAAACAGCGTTGAGAGTGCTGATGTTGAAGAGCTTGAATATATGCTTCCACAACAACTCACCATCTTGTCAATCTCTATATCTTTAAACATCGAAAAATCAAGAGCAAGTTCTAACATCAAAAGAAAAAAGAGCCCTAAAAAAAGCCCGAACTTATATCTTGTGTATGGCTGATTTTTATCACTTATATCTGTAGTGTGGATTCTAAGCCAATATGCAAAAAGATATAGGTTTATAATCTTTAGCACAATTAGGTACATTCCGCTTTGTGTTGCATCAACAACTCCAGCCGCACACATGGCACCTGTTATAACATTTGAGATTTTATCAAGAGCAAAAATAAAAAAGATAAAAAGTGGAACTTTTATAGTAAAGATATATTTGATGATAGTTGCAGCCAGATAGCTCTGTTTCTCCAGCTCATACTGTGTAATTGATGTTGAGTTTGCATCCCACTTTAAAAAGATTCTAAGGCTTAAGACAAACGCCACAACTGCAAAAATAGCAAAAATAATATTTAAGATA
Proteins encoded:
- a CDS encoding nitrous oxide reductase accessory protein NosL: MKKILLACVLLSSLLFSYSMDYDKESECLVRKIKVHKGPQWVSKIELLDGKKLFFSSPKSMFEFYHQPGRWFDIGVKSEDDFKEILVMDYNSLQPINAKGAFYVYGSSVTSPAGDDLVPFKSYEDAQAFAKKYNGKRVFAFSDVKESLIRLLNNKL
- a CDS encoding DUF302 domain-containing protein, yielding MKKIILVCLLTLSVWAADSNVYKVSYNAGVDKVLGNILNKFKAEGLVVVWQLDILEEFKQKGLDKKFGENFNKAGLSAVKTIIVCNGKFGNDIINADSDMMAYCPVRVTLTEKDGVTTVLYVRPSAADKESKAYPSLVELEKKVTMSIEESMKVEK
- a CDS encoding OprD family outer membrane porin; the protein is MKKVIKLSLVAAFSGTLLLNAADIDVGGKKAGTVDFMLKGMYVIDDNKNGWAPSEGAGYLVKLKYETPDNIVDNLKVGVGMYVNGDGGITDWTPNDGGKPAGGLVVDKDGKSKALMGELYVSYKSKYFDAKLGRQTLNTPLTKISASLMPNFYEAYMLGFNPVDGLRLTAGQITKMSMGSRAATDFGLIGEGTTTGGAATKFIQQGGVVEQAEFISMSRVAGLNGNSDGRTVIGATYSGVKNLKADLWAYHSDEIVNDYYAEVGYKILLDEEMAVSLNAQYLMQKDTGSSLAGQKDFNMMGAKIALDTKKWGIYAALNKSGDQKDAASEKGYFNAWGADPAYTSTIFSRNAYRDDVEAYILGGHYVIIKGMKFMVDYANYGKSDTKAANGALVAKDDAYEIDIALNYKYNENWLFRVFNSRRVSEYNGILSGGITERRQNHYRAVVAYTF
- a CDS encoding ABC transporter permease — its product is MKNLYLIAYLDLKESIRAKWFLVYSLVFGGLIALFFIAGVTESQVMGFSGLSRLLLMYIQITIVILPIFILITTVRSISGDRDNHILEYMLSFPISLKQYYWGKIIGRFITVYIPVLFAMVIAIIYGAIKGAAIPWSIFFLYTGLLFSLSSTFLGIAFFISSFVKSSEVALGIAFFIWIFLLAFIDIALISLMMQQRFNEGFIIFIAMINPMELFRVAAISLFDPELTVMGPVAYYILDLMSQKGFVLLSIGYPLLLGILFAWFGFMIFKKKDLV
- a CDS encoding nitrous oxide reductase accessory protein NosL translates to MLKIKKLLPLVAISLFLGCQDTPKDGPSKIHWDRDMCDRCVMVLSDRKNSVQLQHPTKGKVYKFDDIGCMVLWFDEEKIEFKDSAKIWITDVTDGKWIDARSAFYTSSNVTPMAFGFSAYAKKESIKEGEEILTYDEVIKKIK
- a CDS encoding Crp/Fnr family transcriptional regulator; its protein translation is MRIHLKNTLLFQNVDEDTIKKIESFTTDHKVSKDNIVFYEGDEPKYLYLLVKGVIKLYKTSSSHKEIVLKYFHENELIGEVANFENIPYPATAKAYSDVEFLKVDFEKLKEVIFLNPSLAFNIQTSLIKKIKNLENIISTNLVLDSKERVAKYIYSHSDDFFETKNIEIAEILGVSPETLSRILKFFKDNGIINIKKKYIDKETLSNYF
- a CDS encoding multiheme c-type cytochrome; the protein is MRHLILPFLISIFISTLFANESRVCQKCHPIIFEEYYKSSHKNTSIYNNPIHAAMWDAHPKDEKGYTCAKCHSPSDEKALRDGVVAKNEVQVEEPISCVYCHNIKSIEEGEESNTNVLSGKDREFYTAEKGKKGSAEYKTEKSWFGLVKEPKSSPYHKINYDNENYYSGNVCMGCHSHVNNEHSFDITMLDAVISEKDENSCVTCHMPQVVGSKVTINETKTHAFHGIAGIYHMNDKMGEYIEFKVTQKAQGFDVLIINKSNHALFGQALRAGTLKATILRDGKIITLEPFVFERVLAKDSKEVMPWSANALLKDTLIYAKKEVPYSNILKKGDKLTLTLGVQRITKEGAQKLGLEANEEFTKFRILKSEKFDF